A single window of Nocardia sp. NBC_01327 DNA harbors:
- a CDS encoding ABC transporter ATP-binding protein: MTVEAESPPDKAEVKARRRREAAARKEILAPVAGTLTVASLIMAIASVCAVVPFILIVEACRELPATTIDTDRVWRLLLIAVLVLVVRALLQAAALTWSHLTDARYQLTLRRLLADKLTRVPLGWFGIRTSAEVKKYLQDDVEALHYLVAHARLDFIGSVTVPLVTLVYLFTVDWRLTLVLLVPLVIYVLCMKKMLDEPGRERMLVYNAAEQRTREATVEFVDGIQVVRAFGRAGKAHSVFQDAVDHQTDSLRRLKMPILSVQSLSEAVVAPVFVMLLVVLAGLTGVGAGWVAPVDVLPFLLVGLGLGSSLLGLGYGAQALRAAGDAALRLHELMATPELASSAPESETEPAAAPAGLVRFENVSFGYRADHQVLRGLDLELAPGTLTALVGPSGSGKSTLAKLLPRFYDIDAGRISIGGRDIRDFTTEELYRTVGFVFQDVRLIRGSVRENLLLASPDADDAALERAARAAQIHERILTLPRGYDSEIGVDATLSGGEAQRLSIARALLADTPVLVLDEATAFADPESEAAVQDALAALVAGRTVLVIAHRLHTITGVDRILVLENGTLVEQGDHVSLRGAGGLYQQLWEINEAALDVVMEGTR; encoded by the coding sequence ATGACGGTGGAGGCCGAATCGCCGCCCGACAAGGCCGAGGTGAAAGCCCGGCGCCGACGAGAAGCCGCCGCCCGCAAGGAGATTCTCGCTCCGGTCGCGGGCACGCTCACGGTGGCGAGCCTGATCATGGCCATCGCCTCGGTCTGCGCGGTGGTTCCGTTCATTCTGATCGTCGAGGCGTGCCGGGAGCTGCCGGCCACCACGATCGACACCGATCGGGTGTGGCGACTGCTGCTCATCGCCGTGCTGGTGCTGGTGGTCCGGGCGCTGTTGCAGGCGGCGGCGCTGACCTGGTCGCATCTGACCGACGCCCGCTACCAGCTGACCCTGCGCCGATTGCTCGCCGACAAGCTGACCCGGGTTCCGCTGGGCTGGTTCGGTATTCGCACCTCGGCCGAGGTGAAGAAGTACCTCCAGGACGATGTGGAGGCGCTGCACTATCTGGTCGCGCACGCGCGGCTGGATTTCATCGGCTCGGTGACCGTGCCGCTGGTGACGCTCGTCTACCTCTTCACCGTCGATTGGCGCCTGACCCTGGTGCTGCTGGTGCCGCTGGTGATCTACGTGCTGTGCATGAAGAAGATGCTGGACGAGCCCGGCCGCGAACGCATGCTGGTCTACAACGCCGCCGAACAGCGCACCCGCGAGGCGACCGTCGAATTCGTGGACGGTATCCAGGTGGTGCGGGCCTTCGGCCGGGCGGGCAAGGCGCACAGCGTCTTCCAGGACGCGGTGGATCATCAGACCGATAGTCTGCGGCGGCTGAAGATGCCGATCCTGTCGGTGCAGTCGCTGTCGGAGGCGGTGGTCGCGCCGGTGTTCGTCATGCTGCTGGTGGTGCTCGCGGGCCTGACCGGTGTGGGCGCCGGCTGGGTGGCCCCGGTCGATGTGCTGCCGTTCCTGCTGGTCGGGCTGGGTCTGGGCAGTTCGCTGCTGGGCCTCGGCTACGGCGCGCAGGCGCTGCGGGCCGCCGGTGATGCGGCACTGCGGCTGCACGAGCTGATGGCGACCCCCGAATTGGCCTCCAGTGCACCGGAATCGGAGACCGAACCGGCCGCGGCTCCGGCCGGACTGGTGCGTTTCGAGAATGTGAGCTTCGGCTACCGCGCCGATCATCAGGTGCTGCGCGGCCTCGATCTGGAGCTGGCTCCGGGCACGCTCACCGCACTGGTCGGCCCGAGCGGTTCGGGCAAGTCCACGCTCGCCAAGCTGCTGCCGCGCTTCTATGACATCGATGCGGGCCGAATCTCCATCGGCGGCCGCGATATTCGCGACTTCACCACCGAAGAGCTGTACCGCACCGTCGGATTCGTCTTCCAGGACGTGCGCCTGATTCGTGGCAGCGTGCGCGAGAATCTACTGCTCGCCAGCCCGGACGCCGATGACGCCGCGCTGGAGCGGGCGGCCCGCGCCGCTCAGATCCACGAGCGGATTCTCACCCTGCCGCGCGGCTACGACTCCGAGATCGGCGTGGACGCCACCCTGTCCGGCGGTGAGGCGCAACGGCTTTCCATCGCCCGCGCACTACTGGCCGACACCCCCGTGCTGGTGCTGGACGAGGCCACCGCCTTCGCCGACCCGGAATCGGAAGCGGCGGTGCAGGATGCGCTGGCCGCCCTGGTGGCCGGACGCACGGTGCTGGTGATCGCGCACCGCTTGCACACCATCACCGGTGTGGATCGAATCCTGGTGCTGGAGAACGGAACCCTGGTCGAACAGGGTGATCACGTGAGTCTGCGCGGGGCCGGCGGTCTCTATCAGCAGCTGTGGGAGATCAATGAGGCGGCGCTGGACGTGGTCATGGAGGGAACACGATGA
- a CDS encoding ABC transporter ATP-binding protein, with amino-acid sequence MIRKVFALVPREFAALTPKLLAAITLQALLQAAAYVLLVPVLEALFDGNTASAWRWTIALAAAVAGQVGFSFLQSVLGLRIGVGMSHGLQTRLGDHLNALPLGWFETQNAGALSRLVVENVREVQGLIAYLLAKMLTGAIVPLGVAVGMLFVDWRISLAMLLAAPVLYLVNLWANRSYTASDAQLHEASGEANARVLEFAQAQPVLRSFGAVGSGNKALDTALARQRKAATGLLFASVPGLIVFSLCVQAVFLVLVYLVVGQVTGGSISAAAAIALIAVSSRFIEPLNQAAQLGTALRSAAAAADRVTTLLAEPALPQPDSEVTPGTPSVVFEDVSFAYRTGAQVLSEVSFTVPAGTTTAIVGPSGAGKTTVLRLAARFHDADSGRVLVSGHDVRDQPSHTLLGQLSLVFQNVYLFNRSVLENIRAGRLDATDEQVRGAAAAARVDEIAERLPEGWDTTVGEGGAALSGGERQRVSIARALLKDAPVVLLDEATSALDPQNEAVVVRGVHQLTRDRTVIVVAHRLATIAHADQILFMEAGRIAERGTHEELLALDGRYAAFWNERSRAAGWRLESVHA; translated from the coding sequence ATGATTCGCAAGGTTTTCGCGCTGGTGCCGCGCGAGTTCGCCGCGCTGACACCGAAACTGCTGGCCGCCATCACACTGCAGGCGCTGCTGCAGGCCGCGGCGTACGTACTGCTGGTGCCGGTGCTCGAGGCGCTGTTCGACGGCAATACCGCGAGCGCCTGGCGCTGGACGATAGCGCTGGCCGCCGCGGTGGCGGGTCAGGTCGGCTTCAGCTTCCTGCAGTCGGTGCTGGGCCTGCGCATCGGTGTGGGCATGTCGCACGGACTGCAGACCCGGCTCGGCGATCATCTGAATGCCTTGCCGCTGGGCTGGTTCGAGACGCAGAACGCCGGTGCGCTGTCGCGGCTGGTCGTCGAGAATGTGCGTGAGGTGCAGGGCCTGATCGCGTATCTGCTGGCCAAAATGCTGACCGGCGCCATCGTGCCGCTGGGCGTCGCGGTGGGAATGCTGTTCGTGGACTGGCGGATATCGCTCGCCATGCTGCTGGCCGCACCGGTGCTGTATCTGGTGAACCTGTGGGCCAATCGCTCCTACACCGCCTCCGATGCGCAATTGCACGAGGCGTCGGGCGAAGCCAATGCCCGGGTGCTGGAATTCGCGCAGGCGCAGCCGGTGCTGCGGTCCTTCGGCGCCGTGGGCTCGGGGAACAAGGCGCTGGATACGGCGCTGGCCCGGCAGCGTAAGGCCGCCACCGGTCTGCTGTTCGCGAGTGTGCCGGGCCTGATCGTGTTCTCGCTGTGTGTGCAGGCGGTCTTCCTGGTGCTGGTGTACCTGGTGGTCGGGCAGGTGACCGGCGGCAGTATTTCGGCGGCGGCGGCCATCGCGCTGATCGCGGTGAGCAGCCGTTTCATCGAACCGCTGAATCAGGCCGCGCAGCTGGGCACGGCGCTGCGTTCGGCGGCGGCCGCGGCGGACCGGGTGACCACCCTGCTCGCCGAACCGGCACTGCCGCAGCCGGATTCCGAGGTGACCCCGGGCACGCCGAGCGTGGTGTTCGAGGATGTCAGCTTCGCCTACCGGACCGGCGCGCAGGTGCTGTCGGAGGTGTCGTTCACGGTCCCGGCCGGTACCACCACCGCGATTGTCGGGCCGAGCGGCGCGGGCAAGACCACGGTCCTGCGCCTGGCCGCTCGTTTCCATGACGCCGATTCCGGCCGAGTCCTGGTGAGCGGCCACGATGTTCGCGATCAGCCGTCACACACGCTGCTGGGCCAGCTGTCGCTGGTGTTCCAGAACGTCTATCTCTTCAATCGTTCGGTGCTGGAGAACATTCGGGCCGGACGCCTGGACGCCACCGATGAGCAGGTGCGCGGCGCGGCCGCGGCGGCCCGGGTGGACGAGATCGCCGAACGCCTGCCGGAGGGCTGGGACACCACCGTCGGCGAGGGCGGCGCGGCGCTGTCCGGCGGTGAGCGCCAGCGGGTTTCGATCGCGCGCGCCCTGCTCAAGGACGCACCGGTGGTGCTGCTGGACGAGGCCACCAGTGCCCTCGATCCGCAGAACGAGGCGGTGGTGGTGCGCGGTGTGCATCAGCTGACCCGCGACCGCACGGTCATCGTGGTGGCGCATCGCCTGGCCACCATCGCGCACGCGGATCAGATCCTGTTCATGGAGGCGGGCCGCATTGCCGAGCGCGGCACGCACGAGGAGCTGCTGGCACTCGACGGCCGCTATGCCGCCTTCTGGAACGAGCGCAGTCGTGCGGCGGGCTGGCGACTGGAATCAGTGCACGCGTAA
- a CDS encoding SidA/IucD/PvdA family monooxygenase — protein sequence MQTLLVVGAGPKALAVAAKAHVLRKLGLPAPRVVVVEPHAVGGNWLPSGGWTDGRHRLGTSPEKDVGFPYHSTWARGRNREINEAMHAFSWTSFLVDQGGYAEWIDRGRPSPHHHVWAKYLQWVGHRIELEVVSGRVNSISPAADGWLVSVLGEDGVLTQLDADELMITGPGRSTRALADHPKVLSISEFWELAGKRALPVSSRVAVIGGGETAGSALDELVCHDMLTVSVISPMATLYTRGESYFENSLYSDPGKWAGLNLEQRRDVIRRTDRGVFSVRVQESLLGDNRVHHLQGRVMRVADRNEGVELTLRNPLRADQVHAFDLVVDATGGQPLWFLELFDADAADLLELAVGGPLTQARVEAAIGYDLAVSNLESKLYLPNLAALTQGPGFPNLSCLGELSDRVLRPAVGGAEVAARAAVSGAEPLRLNR from the coding sequence GTGCAGACTCTTCTGGTTGTCGGCGCGGGGCCGAAAGCCCTTGCGGTAGCCGCCAAAGCGCATGTCCTGCGGAAACTGGGCCTGCCCGCACCGCGGGTGGTGGTCGTCGAGCCGCATGCGGTGGGCGGAAACTGGCTGCCCAGCGGCGGCTGGACCGACGGCAGGCACCGGCTCGGCACCAGCCCCGAGAAGGATGTGGGTTTCCCGTACCACTCGACCTGGGCGCGTGGCCGCAATCGTGAGATCAACGAGGCCATGCACGCTTTCAGCTGGACCTCCTTCCTGGTGGACCAGGGCGGCTACGCGGAGTGGATCGATCGCGGCCGGCCGAGCCCGCATCATCACGTCTGGGCCAAGTACCTGCAGTGGGTCGGGCATCGGATCGAGCTGGAAGTGGTGTCCGGAAGGGTGAATTCGATCTCACCCGCGGCCGACGGCTGGCTGGTGTCGGTGCTCGGCGAGGACGGGGTGCTCACCCAGCTGGACGCGGATGAGCTCATGATCACCGGCCCGGGCCGCAGTACCCGCGCCCTCGCCGATCATCCGAAAGTGCTGAGCATCTCCGAGTTCTGGGAGCTCGCGGGCAAGCGCGCGCTGCCGGTGTCCTCGCGGGTGGCGGTGATCGGCGGTGGTGAGACCGCGGGTTCGGCGCTGGACGAGCTGGTCTGCCACGACATGCTGACGGTCTCGGTGATCTCGCCGATGGCCACGCTCTACACCCGTGGTGAGAGCTATTTCGAGAATTCGCTCTACAGCGATCCTGGCAAGTGGGCCGGGCTGAATCTGGAGCAGCGCCGGGATGTCATCCGCCGCACCGATCGTGGTGTGTTCTCGGTGCGGGTGCAGGAGAGCCTGCTGGGCGATAACCGCGTCCATCATCTGCAGGGCCGGGTCATGCGGGTGGCCGATCGCAACGAGGGCGTCGAACTGACGCTGCGCAATCCCCTGCGCGCGGATCAGGTGCACGCCTTCGATCTGGTGGTGGATGCGACCGGCGGGCAGCCGCTGTGGTTCCTGGAGCTGTTCGACGCCGATGCCGCGGATCTGCTGGAGCTGGCGGTGGGCGGTCCGCTCACGCAGGCCCGGGTGGAGGCGGCGATCGGCTACGACCTGGCCGTATCGAATCTGGAGTCCAAGCTCTACCTGCCGAATCTGGCCGCGCTGACCCAGGGTCCGGGCTTCCCGAATCTCAGCTGCCTCGGCGAACTTTCGGATCGGGTGCTGCGGCCGGCGGTCGGCGGCGCGGAAGTGGCCGCGCGTGCGGCGGTGTCCGGGGCGGAACCCCTTCGGCTCAATCGGTAG
- a CDS encoding methionyl-tRNA formyltransferase, translating to MRIVSFGFQTWGRKTLQALIDSEHEVVLAVTHPASESSYKAIWNDSVEELAREHGIPVHLTERADAATIDLVKRAEPDVIVVNSWYTWMPAELYSLPPYGTLNLHDSLLPKFTGFSPVLWALISGVEEFGLTVHRMDEQLDTGDILVQHRLPIPAGATGTELVLAGMELIPGAVNEALAALVSGDPRWTPQNKAERTYFHKRSDRDSRIDWSSDAVDLERFVRALSAPYPRAFSHYRGERVEVLAASISEASYGGTVGRVVVQEGGGVVVCGPNALRGNNRGLVITRVRTADGVERDGAEFFVRGGYLTDAPE from the coding sequence ATGCGTATCGTGTCGTTCGGCTTCCAGACGTGGGGCCGCAAAACCCTTCAGGCCCTGATCGATTCGGAGCACGAGGTGGTGCTCGCGGTCACCCATCCGGCGAGCGAATCGTCCTATAAGGCGATCTGGAACGATTCGGTCGAGGAACTGGCCCGCGAGCACGGCATTCCGGTGCATCTCACCGAGCGCGCCGATGCCGCGACCATCGATCTGGTCAAGCGCGCCGAACCCGATGTGATCGTGGTGAACAGCTGGTACACCTGGATGCCCGCCGAGCTGTACAGCCTGCCGCCCTACGGCACACTGAATCTGCACGATTCGCTGCTGCCCAAGTTCACCGGATTCTCGCCGGTGCTGTGGGCATTGATCAGCGGCGTCGAGGAATTCGGGCTCACCGTGCACCGCATGGACGAGCAGCTCGACACCGGCGACATCCTGGTACAGCACAGGCTCCCGATCCCCGCGGGCGCGACCGGCACCGAACTGGTGCTGGCCGGAATGGAATTGATTCCGGGCGCGGTGAACGAGGCGCTGGCCGCGCTGGTCTCGGGCGATCCGCGGTGGACGCCGCAGAACAAGGCCGAGCGCACCTACTTTCACAAGCGGTCCGATCGGGACAGCCGCATCGACTGGTCGTCGGACGCGGTAGATCTGGAGCGTTTCGTGCGGGCGCTGTCCGCGCCGTATCCGCGGGCCTTCTCGCACTACCGGGGTGAGCGCGTCGAGGTGCTCGCCGCGTCGATCTCCGAGGCGAGCTACGGCGGCACCGTCGGACGCGTGGTCGTGCAGGAGGGCGGCGGCGTCGTGGTGTGCGGTCCGAATGCGTTGCGCGGGAACAATCGTGGCCTGGTGATCACCCGGGTGCGCACCGCCGACGGCGTCGAGCGTGACGGCGCCGAATTCTTCGTGCGCGGCGGCTATCTCACCGACGCTCCCGAATGA
- a CDS encoding non-ribosomal peptide synthetase: MSTRADETAEQVRRALAPGQRRAWFLQHRAPADASLNVGITYRLTGALDAGLLRAAVGEVVARHEILRTVYGAAADGEPFQAALADPEIAWQEDDLADLPSPSRARRAEVLIRRVLGEPFDPSAAPPIRFALIRTGADEFAFVLVTHALCWDDESWEIFSRELTHAYNGILPTGPATQYADLTVGHIDSRPPRPATTLPSAAEVSSAEPSAANAASSSAIDSRPPHPATTLPSAADVSSAEPSAASAASSNVVGASPASSSAAGVSAVLPSAAGVSAAGTSGSGPDAGNLGVVDSGSEGSDAAGIDYWRAELSPLPEPLDLPSGSAPAPRSAAARRSVRELPGELLSSVDDFARQAGTTALPVLLAAFDVLVRRYTGAADFLVSVPVTTRDQHAAADSPTAPIGYFGNTVLLRADLDDHLSFADLVAVVRGSWERAHRHRAVGIDEVVRAVNPDRTADRDGLDQLVRLGFGVRTAAPGPALDGVVAARLDLGSPVPRVPLRLTVVRDGAGAYLEAEYPSGRFTPELIEQLLTHYLRLLAEATAAPGRPIGELDLLGPAEQARLLELSRGEQTPVVPTTVVALFEERAQLHATALALVAPGDTETVQLTYRELNRRANRLAHWLIGQGVGAEDLVALRLSNSVEFVVAVLAVLKSGAAYLPIDPAYPDERIDYLIADALPSMILGRVEVDAAEEVASGAAEHDPSDADRVRPLRPGNLAYVIYTSGSTGQPKGVPVAHEAIADHLVGFRAQWGMTADDRLLQSSSVSFDASLLDVFVTLTLGARLIIPRPGGFSDLAYIADLVTRFEVTVLHMVPSLLRTFLSLPQVSDWRSLRFVPVGGEALPGEIADRLTGVLDAELRNHYGPTEAVVSATHMPVEGPQGNRIVPIGRPNRNVDLYLLDERLRLVPPGVVGEIYLGGAQLARGYLDRGAATAERFLADPFTAGARLYRTGDLARRTLDGAVEFIGRADEQVKVRGYRIEPGEVQAALTGDPEIRDCVVAVIGDAATGPMLAAYLVPESAAPDVIRVRARAAAVLPEYMVPTAYAVIDAIPLTEHGKLDRRALPAPVCVTARPYREPVTAAEIRLAALFGQLFDRDRIGADDSFFELGGHSLLANQLVARIRAEFGFEIDVRAVFDTPAVSGLAAVLEATARDEECRK; encoded by the coding sequence ATGTCGACCAGGGCCGATGAGACCGCGGAGCAGGTGCGCCGCGCCTTGGCTCCGGGCCAGCGCCGCGCCTGGTTCCTGCAGCATCGCGCACCGGCGGACGCCAGCCTCAATGTCGGTATCACCTATCGGCTGACCGGAGCCCTGGACGCCGGCCTGCTGCGGGCCGCGGTCGGCGAGGTGGTGGCACGGCACGAGATCCTGCGCACCGTCTACGGCGCCGCCGCCGACGGCGAGCCCTTCCAAGCCGCCCTCGCCGACCCCGAAATCGCCTGGCAGGAAGACGATCTCGCCGACCTGCCGTCCCCGAGCCGCGCCCGCCGCGCCGAGGTCCTGATCCGCCGCGTACTCGGCGAACCCTTCGACCCCTCCGCCGCGCCCCCGATCCGTTTCGCACTGATCCGCACGGGCGCAGACGAATTCGCCTTCGTCCTGGTAACGCATGCGCTCTGCTGGGACGACGAATCCTGGGAGATCTTCTCCCGCGAACTGACCCACGCCTACAACGGCATACTCCCCACCGGCCCCGCGACCCAGTACGCAGATCTGACTGTCGGCCACATCGATTCGCGCCCACCGCGCCCAGCCACCACCTTGCCGAGTGCAGCGGAGGTAAGTTCGGCTGAACCAAGTGCTGCGAACGCTGCCTCATCGAGTGCCATCGATTCGCGCCCACCGCACCCGGCCACCACCCTGCCGAGTGCAGCGGACGTAAGTTCGGCTGAACCAAGTGCTGCGAGCGCTGCCTCATCGAATGTCGTAGGCGCGAGCCCGGCTTCATCGAGTGCCGCGGGCGTGAGCGCTGTGCTGCCGAGTGCCGCGGGCGTGAGCGCTGCGGGCACGAGTGGCTCCGGTCCGGATGCCGGAAACCTCGGCGTCGTGGACTCCGGGTCCGAGGGCTCGGACGCCGCGGGGATCGATTACTGGCGGGCGGAGCTTTCGCCGCTGCCGGAGCCGCTGGATCTGCCGAGTGGCAGTGCACCGGCGCCCCGATCCGCGGCCGCGCGGCGATCGGTGCGGGAACTGCCCGGCGAATTGCTTTCCAGTGTTGATGATTTCGCACGGCAGGCGGGCACGACAGCGTTGCCCGTGCTGCTGGCCGCGTTCGATGTGCTGGTGCGCCGCTATACCGGTGCGGCGGATTTCCTGGTGTCGGTGCCGGTCACCACCCGTGACCAGCACGCGGCGGCGGACAGTCCGACCGCGCCCATCGGCTACTTCGGCAATACCGTGCTCTTGCGCGCCGACCTCGACGATCATCTGTCATTCGCGGATCTTGTTGCCGTCGTGCGGGGTTCGTGGGAGCGGGCGCATCGGCATCGTGCGGTCGGCATCGACGAGGTGGTGCGGGCGGTCAATCCCGATCGCACGGCGGACCGGGACGGACTGGATCAGCTGGTGCGGCTCGGTTTCGGGGTGCGCACCGCTGCCCCCGGGCCCGCGCTGGACGGCGTCGTCGCGGCGCGACTGGATCTGGGCAGCCCGGTGCCACGAGTGCCCCTGCGGCTCACCGTGGTTCGGGACGGCGCGGGTGCGTACCTGGAGGCCGAGTATCCGTCCGGCCGGTTCACGCCCGAGCTCATCGAGCAGCTGCTCACCCACTATCTGCGATTGCTCGCCGAGGCTACGGCTGCTCCCGGGCGACCGATCGGCGAGCTCGATCTGCTGGGCCCGGCCGAACAGGCTCGGCTGCTGGAACTTTCCCGTGGTGAGCAGACTCCGGTCGTGCCGACCACTGTCGTCGCGTTGTTCGAAGAGCGCGCGCAACTGCACGCGACAGCACTCGCGCTGGTCGCTCCCGGTGACACCGAGACCGTGCAGCTCACCTACCGCGAGCTCAACCGTCGCGCGAATCGCCTGGCGCACTGGCTGATCGGCCAGGGTGTGGGCGCCGAGGATCTGGTGGCGCTGCGACTGTCGAACTCTGTGGAGTTCGTGGTGGCGGTGCTCGCGGTGCTCAAGTCCGGCGCGGCCTATCTGCCGATCGATCCGGCGTATCCGGACGAGCGCATCGATTACCTGATCGCCGACGCCCTCCCGAGCATGATCCTGGGCCGGGTCGAAGTGGATGCCGCCGAAGAGGTCGCCTCCGGTGCCGCCGAACATGATCCGTCCGATGCCGATCGGGTGCGCCCGCTGCGCCCGGGCAATCTGGCCTATGTCATCTACACCTCCGGTTCGACCGGTCAGCCCAAGGGTGTTCCGGTCGCGCACGAGGCGATCGCCGATCATCTGGTCGGCTTCCGCGCCCAGTGGGGGATGACCGCCGACGACCGTCTCCTGCAATCGTCGTCGGTGAGCTTCGACGCGTCGCTGCTGGATGTCTTCGTCACCCTGACTCTCGGTGCGCGCCTGATCATTCCGCGTCCCGGCGGTTTCTCCGATCTCGCCTACATCGCGGATCTGGTGACCCGTTTCGAGGTCACCGTGCTGCATATGGTGCCGTCCCTGCTGCGCACCTTCCTGTCGCTGCCGCAGGTGAGTGATTGGCGCTCACTGCGTTTCGTCCCGGTGGGCGGTGAGGCGCTGCCCGGTGAGATCGCCGATCGGCTCACCGGTGTCCTGGATGCCGAACTGCGTAATCACTACGGCCCCACCGAAGCGGTGGTCAGCGCCACGCATATGCCGGTGGAGGGCCCGCAGGGCAATCGCATCGTGCCGATCGGCCGCCCGAACCGCAATGTGGATCTCTACCTGCTGGACGAGCGGCTGCGCCTGGTGCCGCCCGGCGTGGTCGGCGAAATCTATCTCGGCGGTGCGCAATTGGCGCGCGGCTATCTGGATCGCGGTGCGGCGACGGCCGAGCGTTTCCTCGCCGATCCTTTCACCGCGGGCGCACGGCTCTACCGCACCGGTGATCTGGCCCGCCGCACTCTCGACGGTGCGGTCGAATTCATCGGCCGCGCGGACGAACAGGTGAAGGTGCGCGGCTACCGGATCGAACCGGGCGAGGTGCAGGCCGCGCTCACCGGTGATCCCGAGATCCGCGACTGCGTGGTGGCGGTGATCGGTGATGCCGCGACCGGGCCCATGCTCGCGGCCTACCTGGTACCGGAATCCGCTGCGCCGGATGTGATTCGGGTGCGGGCGCGCGCGGCCGCCGTGCTGCCGGAGTACATGGTGCCGACGGCGTACGCGGTGATCGACGCGATACCCCTGACCGAGCACGGCAAGCTGGACCGCCGCGCCCTGCCCGCACCGGTGTGCGTGACCGCGCGCCCGTATCGGGAGCCGGTGACCGCCGCCGAGATCCGGCTGGCGGCCCTGTTCGGGCAGCTGTTCGACCGCGACCGGATCGGTGCGGATGATTCGTTCTTCGAACTCGGCGGGCATTCGCTGCTGGCCAATCAGCTGGTGGCGCGCATTCGCGCCGAGTTCGGTTTCGAGATCGATGTGCGGGCGGTGTTCGACACCCCGGCCGTGAGCGGGCTGGCCGCGGTACTGGAGGCGACCGCCCGAGATGAGGAGTGCAGGAAATGA
- a CDS encoding ABC transporter substrate-binding protein, translating to MNTRGWLRRSGFALLAMGLVAGTAACGSGDSGDDSGALTIKHVMGETKIDGTPSRVVAFGPQWLDATVALGVTPVGYLVPGMTATTKVPWEPPLPASAKSIDMTGDYLEQIAALNPDLILAPAYMADRTMYDKLSKLAPTIDSLSSAQIDPWQDQVTALGKVLRKEPEAAKVIADVDGKIDAVAAKHPALKGKTFLTCMLTGPSQLMVLADPKDGSAELFTRLGMTMPEKLVKEAPTGGRLSLSPERLSDLTSDLLVCGAMPSLESKFKQLPGYADLPAVRSGGISFVDVVAINAINQPTALSVPYVLQTLEPAFANIAGS from the coding sequence ATGAACACCCGAGGATGGCTGCGCCGCAGCGGTTTCGCCCTGCTGGCGATGGGACTGGTGGCCGGCACGGCCGCCTGTGGTTCCGGCGACTCCGGCGATGATTCCGGTGCGCTGACGATCAAGCACGTCATGGGGGAGACCAAGATCGACGGCACCCCGTCCCGCGTGGTGGCGTTCGGCCCGCAGTGGCTGGACGCGACGGTCGCGCTGGGCGTGACGCCCGTGGGCTATCTGGTGCCGGGGATGACGGCGACCACGAAGGTGCCGTGGGAGCCTCCGCTTCCGGCTTCGGCCAAGAGCATCGATATGACGGGCGACTATCTCGAGCAGATCGCCGCGCTGAACCCGGATCTGATTCTGGCGCCGGCCTATATGGCCGATCGGACCATGTACGACAAGCTGTCGAAGCTGGCCCCGACCATCGATTCGCTCTCCTCCGCGCAGATCGATCCGTGGCAGGACCAGGTGACCGCGCTGGGCAAGGTGCTGCGCAAGGAGCCCGAGGCGGCCAAGGTGATCGCGGATGTGGACGGCAAGATCGATGCGGTGGCCGCGAAGCATCCGGCCTTGAAGGGCAAGACCTTCCTGACCTGCATGCTCACCGGCCCGTCGCAGCTCATGGTGCTGGCCGATCCCAAGGACGGCTCCGCCGAGCTCTTCACCCGCCTGGGCATGACCATGCCGGAGAAGCTCGTCAAGGAGGCCCCCACCGGTGGCCGGTTGTCGCTCTCGCCGGAACGCCTGAGCGACCTGACCTCCGATCTGCTGGTCTGTGGCGCCATGCCCAGCCTGGAGTCGAAGTTCAAGCAGCTGCCGGGTTACGCCGATCTCCCGGCGGTGCGCAGCGGCGGTATCTCCTTCGTCGATGTGGTCGCCATCAATGCCATCAATCAGCCGACCGCGCTGTCGGTGCCGTACGTGCTGCAGACGCTGGAGCCGGCGTTCGCGAATATCGCCGGTAGCTAG